A single region of the Bacillus cereus genome encodes:
- the yyaC gene encoding spore protease YyaC: protein MNIGSFRLPFFEKETQNVMHQDLEASETISNFLLSHIPIRTNTPLILVCIGTDRSTGDALGPLVGTKLEQVEIKNFQVFGTLDEPIHALNLEEKIQNIQKENPTSFIIAVDACLGKSQSIGSITTGMGPSKPGAAMNKKLPAVGDLHIHGIVNLNGFMEFFVLQNTRLSLVMKMADVIAQSIKETDQKLSTLKKANHL, encoded by the coding sequence ATGAATATTGGAAGTTTTCGCTTACCTTTTTTCGAAAAAGAAACTCAAAATGTTATGCATCAAGACTTAGAAGCCTCCGAGACAATCAGTAATTTCCTACTTTCCCATATCCCTATTAGAACTAATACACCACTTATTCTCGTTTGTATTGGGACGGATCGTTCCACCGGTGACGCACTCGGTCCATTAGTCGGTACAAAACTGGAACAAGTAGAAATTAAGAACTTCCAAGTATTCGGCACACTAGATGAACCAATACATGCGTTAAATTTAGAAGAGAAAATTCAGAATATACAGAAAGAAAATCCTACTTCTTTTATAATTGCTGTTGATGCATGCTTAGGAAAATCTCAAAGTATCGGTTCAATCACTACCGGAATGGGACCTAGTAAACCTGGAGCTGCGATGAATAAGAAATTACCTGCAGTTGGTGATTTGCATATACATGGCATCGTCAATCTAAATGGTTTTATGGAGTTTTTCGTTCTTCAAAATACAAGGTTAAGTTTAGTCATGAAAATGGCTGATGTAATCGCACAAAGTATCAAAGAAACGGACCAAAAATTATCTACGTTAAAAAAAGCAAACCATCTCTAA
- the soj gene encoding sporulation initiation inhibitor protein Soj has translation MGKIIAIANQKGGVGKTTTSVNLGAGLAQVGKKVLLVDIDAQGNATTGVGIEKSELDQCIYNVLVEDADVQGVIRKTATENLDVLPATIQLAGAEIELVPTISREVRLQRALQPVRDEYDYIIIDCPPSLGLLTINALTAADSVIIPVQCEYYALEGLSQLLNTVRLVQKHLNKNLAIQGVLLTMLDARTNLGIQVIDEVKKYFRDKVYRSIIPRNVRLSEAPSHGKPIMQYDAKSRGAEVYIDLAEEVIAGG, from the coding sequence ATGGGAAAAATCATTGCTATTGCTAATCAAAAAGGCGGTGTTGGAAAAACAACAACATCTGTTAATTTAGGGGCTGGATTGGCGCAAGTAGGTAAAAAGGTCCTTCTCGTAGACATTGATGCTCAAGGAAATGCCACGACTGGTGTGGGAATTGAAAAATCCGAATTAGATCAATGTATTTATAATGTTCTGGTGGAAGATGCAGATGTTCAAGGAGTTATACGGAAAACCGCAACTGAAAACTTAGATGTTCTACCCGCTACAATTCAATTGGCCGGTGCTGAAATTGAATTGGTACCGACTATTTCCCGGGAAGTACGTTTGCAAAGGGCATTACAGCCAGTTCGTGATGAATATGATTATATTATTATCGACTGTCCCCCATCCTTAGGGTTATTAACGATTAATGCATTAACAGCAGCAGATTCAGTTATTATTCCTGTTCAGTGTGAATATTACGCACTAGAAGGATTAAGTCAGCTATTAAATACAGTTCGACTTGTGCAAAAACATTTAAATAAAAATTTAGCAATCCAAGGTGTATTGTTAACGATGTTGGATGCCCGTACAAATTTAGGGATTCAAGTTATAGATGAAGTGAAAAAATACTTTAGGGATAAAGTATACCGTTCGATTATTCCTCGAAATGTGCGCTTAAGTGAGGCGCCAAGTCATGGGAAACCGATTATGCAGTATGACGCTAAATCAAGAGGAGCAGAAGTATATATAGATTTAGCAGAGGAAGTGATTGCAGGTGGCTAA
- the ychF gene encoding redox-regulated ATPase YchF, whose amino-acid sequence MGLTAGIVGLPNVGKSTLFNAITQAGAESANYPFCTIDPNVGIVEVPDERLNKLTELVEPKKTVPTVFEFTDIAGIVKGASKGEGLGNKFLSHIRQVDAICQVVRCFEDENITHVSGKVDPIDDIETINLELILADLESVDKRIERVAKLARQKDKEAVYEHEILVRLKEAFEEGKPARTVEFTEEQMKIVKGLHLLTTKEMLYVANVSEDDIMDPSENKYVQMVKEFAANENSQVIVVCAKIESEIAELDEEEKKVFLEELGIEESGLDQLIRAAYDLLGLATYFTAGVQEVRAWTFKQGMKAPQCAGVIHTDFERGFIRAETVSYDDLMTNGSMTAAKEAGKVRLEGKEYIVKDGDVMHFRFNV is encoded by the coding sequence ATGGGATTAACGGCTGGGATTGTTGGATTACCTAACGTAGGAAAGTCCACTTTATTTAATGCAATTACACAAGCAGGAGCAGAATCTGCGAACTATCCATTCTGTACGATTGACCCAAACGTAGGGATCGTAGAAGTACCAGATGAGCGTTTAAATAAATTAACGGAATTAGTAGAACCGAAAAAAACTGTTCCGACTGTATTCGAATTTACTGATATTGCAGGTATCGTAAAAGGTGCAAGTAAAGGTGAAGGATTAGGAAATAAATTCTTATCTCACATTCGCCAAGTAGATGCAATTTGCCAAGTTGTTCGTTGTTTTGAAGATGAAAACATTACACACGTTTCAGGGAAAGTAGATCCAATTGATGATATTGAAACAATCAACTTAGAACTAATCTTAGCGGATTTAGAATCAGTTGATAAACGTATCGAGCGTGTCGCGAAATTAGCAAGACAAAAAGATAAAGAAGCAGTATATGAGCATGAAATTTTAGTGCGTTTAAAAGAAGCTTTCGAAGAGGGAAAACCAGCTCGTACTGTTGAATTTACAGAAGAGCAAATGAAGATTGTTAAAGGCCTTCATTTACTTACAACGAAAGAAATGCTATACGTAGCAAACGTAAGTGAAGATGATATTATGGATCCTTCTGAAAATAAATATGTACAAATGGTAAAAGAATTTGCTGCAAATGAAAATTCTCAAGTTATCGTTGTATGTGCAAAAATCGAATCAGAAATCGCTGAGTTAGACGAAGAAGAGAAAAAAGTATTCCTGGAAGAATTAGGTATTGAAGAATCTGGTTTAGATCAGTTAATTCGTGCTGCATATGACTTATTAGGACTTGCTACTTACTTCACAGCTGGTGTGCAAGAAGTGCGTGCATGGACGTTTAAACAAGGTATGAAAGCACCACAATGTGCTGGCGTAATTCATACAGACTTTGAGCGTGGATTTATTCGCGCAGAAACAGTTTCTTATGATGATTTAATGACAAACGGTTCTATGACAGCTGCAAAAGAAGCTGGAAAAGTACGTTTAGAAGGAAAAGAGTATATCGTAAAAGACGGAGATGTTATGCACTTCCGCTTTAACGTTTAA
- the spo0J gene encoding stage 0 sporulation protein Spo0J, whose protein sequence is MAKGLGRGINVFFPDLDVKEEETIQEIIVTELRPNPYQPRKHFNKEAIQELAASIKEHGILQPLIARKSIKGYEIVAGERRYRAAKEAGLEKVPAVVRQLNEQQMMEFALLENLQREDLNPMEEAMAYQMLMNELNVTQERLAKRLGKSRPYIANYTRLLSLPSFVQDMIANGQLSMAHGRTLLTIKDEEQLKSLLKRIEKEGLNVRQLEKIVQEINQSVSRETKQIKKERNIFFVERETFLREKFGTDVKIKETKKEKGKIEIEFFNKEDLNRILELLAQKN, encoded by the coding sequence GTGGCTAAAGGATTAGGAAGAGGAATTAATGTGTTTTTTCCTGATTTGGATGTGAAGGAAGAAGAAACGATTCAGGAGATTATAGTAACTGAATTAAGGCCGAATCCATATCAACCACGTAAGCATTTCAATAAAGAAGCAATTCAGGAATTGGCGGCTTCTATTAAAGAACATGGCATATTGCAACCATTAATCGCTAGAAAGAGTATTAAGGGATATGAAATTGTTGCAGGTGAAAGAAGATATCGTGCTGCTAAAGAGGCTGGACTTGAAAAGGTGCCTGCTGTTGTAAGGCAATTAAACGAGCAGCAAATGATGGAATTTGCTTTGCTTGAAAACCTACAACGAGAAGATTTAAATCCTATGGAAGAGGCAATGGCATATCAGATGTTAATGAATGAGCTAAATGTAACGCAAGAACGATTAGCGAAACGTCTTGGTAAAAGCAGACCTTACATTGCAAATTATACTCGGTTATTAAGCCTCCCTTCGTTCGTACAAGATATGATTGCAAATGGTCAACTTTCAATGGCTCACGGTAGAACCTTACTTACGATAAAAGATGAAGAACAGCTGAAGTCTTTATTGAAACGAATCGAAAAAGAAGGATTAAATGTTCGCCAATTAGAAAAAATTGTCCAAGAGATTAATCAAAGCGTTTCACGTGAAACAAAACAGATAAAAAAAGAGCGAAATATATTCTTCGTAGAGCGCGAAACGTTCTTAAGAGAAAAGTTTGGTACAGATGTAAAAATTAAAGAAACAAAAAAAGAAAAAGGTAAAATTGAAATTGAATTTTTCAATAAAGAAGATTTAAATCGTATTTTAGAATTATTAGCACAGAAAAACTAA
- a CDS encoding DUF951 domain-containing protein: MEQKQYNLYDVVEMKKAHPCGVNRWKIIRMGMDIRIKCEGCDHSVMIPRREFDRKVKKILVKHEE, encoded by the coding sequence GTGGAGCAAAAGCAATATAACTTGTACGATGTTGTGGAAATGAAGAAGGCCCATCCATGTGGTGTAAATCGCTGGAAGATTATTCGTATGGGAATGGATATCCGCATTAAGTGCGAGGGATGTGACCATTCGGTAATGATTCCTCGAAGAGAGTTTGATCGTAAGGTAAAAAAAATACTTGTGAAGCATGAAGAATAG
- the rsmG gene encoding 16S rRNA (guanine(527)-N(7))-methyltransferase RsmG, giving the protein MNIEQFQSMLEEKGITLSSRQLEQFKIYFETLVEWNEKMNLTAITEKEEVYLKHFFDSITAAFYYDFSKPFSICDVGAGAGFPSIPLKICFPHLKVTIVDSLQKRINFLNHLAQKLELSDVAFCHDRAETFGKKEGVRESYDIVMARAVARLSVLSELCLPLVKVGGTFIAMKGAAANEEIENGKYALEVLGGELKEMSTFQLPFEESERNILLIEKKRKTPKKYPRKPGTPNKLPIEK; this is encoded by the coding sequence ATGAACATAGAACAATTTCAATCTATGCTAGAAGAGAAGGGTATCACCCTCTCTTCTAGACAATTAGAGCAGTTCAAAATCTACTTTGAAACGTTAGTAGAGTGGAATGAAAAAATGAATTTAACAGCTATTACGGAGAAGGAAGAAGTATACTTAAAACACTTTTTTGATTCTATTACAGCTGCTTTTTATTATGATTTTTCGAAACCATTCTCTATTTGTGATGTTGGCGCAGGAGCTGGATTCCCAAGTATCCCGCTGAAAATCTGTTTCCCGCATTTAAAAGTAACAATTGTAGATTCATTACAAAAACGTATTAATTTCTTAAATCACTTAGCGCAAAAATTAGAGTTAAGTGATGTTGCATTTTGTCATGATCGTGCTGAAACATTTGGGAAAAAAGAAGGTGTACGTGAATCATACGATATTGTAATGGCACGTGCAGTTGCGCGTCTTTCTGTATTAAGTGAGCTATGTTTACCGCTTGTAAAAGTTGGAGGAACATTTATTGCAATGAAAGGCGCTGCAGCTAATGAAGAAATCGAAAATGGTAAGTATGCTTTAGAGGTGCTAGGCGGGGAATTAAAAGAAATGTCTACATTCCAATTACCATTTGAGGAAAGTGAACGTAATATTTTATTAATCGAGAAAAAGCGCAAGACACCAAAGAAATATCCACGCAAACCGGGAACACCCAATAAATTACCTATTGAAAAATAA
- the noc gene encoding nucleoid occlusion protein, giving the protein MKNTFSRLFGFGDKESEFELQEESHEEIDKKVYEEIQEIPIVNITPNRYQPRTVFDDARIDELALTIRTHGLIQPIVVRQYEDDKYEIIAGERRFRAATKLGWEKVPAIIKNLNDTETASVALIENLQREELTAIEEAVAYQKLIELHNLTQEALAQRLGKGQSTIANKLRLLKLPEEIKSALLEKTITERHARALIPLKNEELQLKVLQEIVEKQLNVKQTEERIAKLLEEAKPKRKAKQKAVSRDTRIAMNTIRQSLQMVTNSGLNVNSEEEEFDEYYQITIKIPKKK; this is encoded by the coding sequence ATGAAAAATACGTTTTCTCGTTTATTTGGCTTTGGAGATAAAGAGAGCGAATTCGAATTACAAGAGGAAAGCCATGAAGAAATAGATAAAAAGGTATATGAGGAAATACAAGAAATCCCGATAGTAAATATTACCCCTAACCGTTATCAACCACGAACAGTTTTCGATGATGCACGAATCGATGAACTAGCATTAACGATTCGTACTCATGGGCTTATCCAGCCGATTGTCGTGAGGCAATATGAGGATGATAAGTACGAGATTATTGCTGGAGAAAGACGTTTCCGCGCAGCAACGAAGCTAGGGTGGGAAAAGGTTCCTGCAATTATAAAGAACTTAAATGATACAGAGACAGCTTCTGTAGCGCTAATTGAAAATTTGCAACGTGAGGAATTAACAGCAATCGAGGAAGCTGTGGCATATCAAAAGCTGATTGAGTTACATAATTTAACACAAGAAGCATTGGCACAACGACTTGGAAAAGGGCAATCCACAATCGCAAATAAGTTGCGATTATTAAAGTTGCCTGAGGAAATAAAAAGTGCGTTATTAGAAAAAACTATTACAGAACGTCACGCTCGTGCTCTCATTCCTTTAAAAAATGAGGAATTACAACTGAAGGTTTTACAAGAAATTGTGGAAAAACAACTGAATGTAAAGCAAACAGAAGAACGAATTGCAAAATTACTAGAGGAAGCAAAACCGAAGCGTAAAGCAAAGCAAAAAGCTGTAAGTAGAGATACGAGAATTGCTATGAATACAATTAGGCAGTCATTACAAATGGTTACTAATAGTGGTTTAAATGTTAATTCTGAGGAAGAAGAATTTGATGAGTACTATCAAATTACGATTAAAATTCCGAAGAAAAAATAA
- a CDS encoding mechanosensitive ion channel family protein: MDLALKWFESIDWTNIGVKSLQIVVILILGAIVVRVARAIVRNAFRMGSRSPIQISERRTVTVAKLLENIVAYVVMFIMLIAILGVFNINASGLLAGAGVIGLAVGFGAQSLVKDVITGLFILLEDQFSVGDYVRIGQFEGVVLEIGLRTTKVKSWTGEIHTLPNGSIIQVTNFSVSNSVAFVDVSISYEADIAKAEQVIEELLVELPAKYEKMVTTPQLLGVQTLAASEVILRVIVEVEPMQHAVIARALRKEIKNRLDLHGIEIPYPRMVLYNREELVSEKAI, translated from the coding sequence ATGGATTTAGCGTTGAAATGGTTTGAGTCTATTGATTGGACGAATATAGGTGTAAAATCACTACAAATAGTCGTTATTTTAATACTTGGTGCAATCGTTGTGCGAGTTGCAAGGGCAATTGTACGAAATGCGTTTCGTATGGGAAGTCGCTCGCCAATTCAAATTTCAGAACGTCGTACAGTTACAGTAGCGAAGTTACTTGAAAATATTGTGGCATACGTTGTTATGTTTATCATGTTAATTGCGATTTTAGGCGTGTTCAATATTAATGCATCAGGTCTATTAGCTGGTGCTGGGGTCATTGGTTTAGCAGTCGGATTTGGTGCTCAAAGTTTAGTGAAAGATGTCATTACAGGACTATTTATTTTGTTAGAAGATCAGTTTTCAGTAGGTGACTATGTAAGAATTGGTCAGTTTGAAGGAGTCGTTTTAGAAATTGGACTGCGTACGACAAAAGTAAAGAGTTGGACAGGTGAAATTCATACTTTGCCAAACGGAAGTATCATTCAAGTTACTAATTTTTCAGTCAGTAATAGCGTGGCATTCGTTGATGTATCTATTTCGTATGAGGCTGACATAGCAAAAGCAGAGCAAGTAATTGAAGAGTTATTAGTAGAATTACCTGCAAAGTACGAGAAGATGGTAACAACACCTCAATTGTTAGGTGTACAAACATTAGCTGCATCAGAAGTTATATTACGTGTTATTGTTGAAGTGGAGCCAATGCAACATGCAGTTATTGCAAGAGCCCTTCGTAAAGAAATTAAAAATCGTCTAGATTTACATGGAATTGAAATTCCATATCCACGTATGGTTTTATATAATCGTGAAGAATTGGTTAGTGAAAAAGCAATTTAG